One Malus sylvestris chromosome 14, drMalSylv7.2, whole genome shotgun sequence DNA segment encodes these proteins:
- the LOC126599714 gene encoding probable CoA ligase CCL9, with amino-acid sequence MESPTLTGLLKQVASGFPNHRALSVSGKFDLTHARLQELVDHAASLLIASGIAPNDTVALTFPNTVEFVVMFLAVIRCRATAAPLNAVYTAEEFEFYLSDSESKLLITPEKPIHAAQAAASKLNIPHVTANLSDAASHVTLSSAAEGSPDSVSQLVNEPSDVALFLHTSGTTSRPKGVPLTQLNLASSVQNIKSVYKLTESDSTVIVLPLFHVHGLIAGLLSSFSAGAAATLPAAGRFSASTFWSDMVTYNATWYTAVPTIHQIILDRHSSKPEPQYPKLRFIRTCSASLAPSILARLEESFGAPVLEAYAMTEASHLMCSNPLPEDGAHKPGSVGRPVGQELAILDENGSAQPEGVNGEVCIRGPNVTKGYKNNPEANKAAFLFGWFHTGDIGVLDSDGYLSLVGRIKELINRGGEKISPIEVDAVLLSHPEVAQGVAFGVPDDKYGEEINCAIIPREGSSLEEEEVMRHCKKNLASFKVPKKVFITESLPKTATGKIQRRIVAEHFLAQISTAKVPKFGA; translated from the exons ATGGAAAGTCCGACTCTAACCGGATTGCTGAAGCAGGTGGCGTCGGGGTTCCCGAACCACCGCGCCCTTTCCGTTTCCGGAAAGTTCGACTTGACCCATGCGCGCTTGCAGGAGCTGGTCGACCACGCCGCCTCCCTCTTAATCGCCTCCGGCATCGCCCCAAATGACACCGTCGCACTCACCTTCCCCAACACCGTCGAG TTTGTTGTGATGTTTTTGGCGGTGATTCGGTGCCGAGCGACAGCGGCGCCGCTGAACGCGGTGTACACGGCGGAGGAGTTCGAGTTCTACCTCTCCGACTCGGAATCGAAGCTCCTGATCACGCCGGAAAAACCGATTCATGCGGCCCAAGCGGCGGCTTCCAAGCTCAACATCCCTCACGTCACCGCCAACCTTTCTGACGCCGCCAGCCACGTCACACTCTCTTCCGCCGCCGAGGGGAGCCCCGACTCGGTCTCGCAACTCGTCAACGAGCCCTCCGACGTGGCGCTCTTCCTTCACACGTCGGGGACTACGAGCCGGCCCAAGGGAGTGCCCTTGACGCAGCTCAATTTGGCCTCCTCGGTCCAGAACATCAAATCGGTCTACAAACTCACTGAGTCGGACTCGACGGTTATCGTCCTCCCTCTGTTTCACGTGCACGGATTAATTGCCGGGTTACTTAGTTCATTTTCCGCAGGAGCCGCCGCGACTCTCCCAGCCGCTGGCCGATTCTCCGCCTCGACGTTTTGGTCCGACATGGTCACATACAACGCCACGTGGTACACCGCGGTCCCCACCATCCACCAAATCATCCTCGACCGCCACAGCAGCAAACCCGAACCGCAATACCCGAAGCTCCGGTTTATCCGGACCTGCAGCGCCTCGCTGGCTCCGTCGATATTGGCGCGGCTTGAAGAATCGTTCGGCGCTCCGGTCTTGGAGGCTTACGCGATGACAGAGGCGTCCCATTTGATGTGTTCAAATCCGTTGCCGGAAGACGGGGCCCACAAGCCCGGGTCGGTGGGTCGACCCGTGGGTCAGGAGCTTGCGATTTTGGACGAAAACGGTTCGGCTCAGCCGGAGGGGGTGAACGGCGAGGTTTGCATCAGAGGACCCAATGTGACTAAAGGGTATAAGAACAACCCGGAAGCGAACAAAGCGGCTTTCTTGTTCGGGTGGTTTCATACGGGGGATATCGGAGTTTTGGACTCCGATGGGTATTTGAGCCTCGTGGGTCGGATTAAGGAGCTGATTAATCGCGGAG GGGAAAAGATATCGCCGATTGAAGTCGATGCAGTACTTTTGTCACATCCAGAGGTCGCCCAAGGCGTTGCATTTGGAGTTCCTGATGATAAATATGGCGAAGAG ATTAATTGTGCCATAATCCCAAGAGAAGGCTCAAGCTTGGAAGAGGAAGAAGTGATGCGACATTGCAAGAAGAATCTGGCTTCATTCAAAGTACCCAAGAAGGTGTTCATCACCGAGTCTCTTCCGAAAACCGCAACCGGAAAAATCCAACGCCGGATCGTGGCAGAGCACTTCCTTGCTCAAATCTCCACCGCCAAAGTTCCCAAATTTGGTGCTTAA